The Candidatus Poribacteria bacterium genome includes a region encoding these proteins:
- a CDS encoding acetate/propionate family kinase, whose protein sequence is MRILCANVGSTSFKYQIIDMETTTSLVKGGVERIGNSPSAFTHAVPGKPSREGEIDAPTHTAAIAHAMRLITDAEVGCLEDWGQLDGVGFKTILARGYWRSARITEDVITALETSTPLAPMHNPAYIASICAFQELLPTTPLVAVFETWFHQTIPDYAAEFGVPRFWVEQHDIRRYGYHGASHRYISERVPQLLGRETGDGLSIISCHLGGSSSLCAIKDGESIDTSMGTSTQYGMIQSTRCGELDAFAVLYMIDTEGFSTDEIRRQLVEDSGLKGISGTSGDMRDIEAAIDAGNDDARLALETYVYGVKKYIGAYIAALGGVDVIAFAGGIGEKSPITRAKICEGLEWCDIRLDALKNAQLTGEVDLSAANSRAKILVVATNEEWIVSRETARVLKECG, encoded by the coding sequence ATGCGTATACTCTGTGCGAACGTAGGGAGTACCTCGTTCAAATACCAAATTATTGATATGGAGACTACGACCTCTCTCGTTAAGGGAGGCGTGGAACGTATCGGCAATTCACCGTCTGCATTTACACATGCGGTGCCGGGGAAACCGTCCCGCGAGGGCGAAATTGATGCTCCAACGCATACCGCGGCGATTGCGCACGCGATGCGTCTAATCACTGATGCCGAGGTCGGCTGCCTGGAAGACTGGGGACAATTGGACGGTGTCGGGTTCAAAACGATTCTTGCTAGAGGATATTGGCGTTCCGCACGGATCACCGAAGATGTAATAACCGCGCTGGAGACATCCACACCGCTCGCGCCGATGCATAACCCTGCCTATATCGCTTCTATCTGTGCCTTTCAGGAGTTGCTTCCGACAACCCCGCTCGTCGCAGTCTTTGAGACTTGGTTTCATCAGACGATCCCGGATTACGCCGCTGAATTCGGTGTGCCTCGCTTCTGGGTAGAACAGCACGACATCCGTCGTTACGGCTATCACGGGGCTTCGCACCGATACATCTCTGAACGCGTGCCGCAGTTGCTTGGAAGGGAAACAGGGGACGGGTTAAGTATTATCTCTTGCCATCTCGGTGGCAGTTCATCCCTCTGTGCCATCAAAGACGGAGAATCTATTGATACGTCAATGGGAACGTCTACACAATATGGGATGATTCAGTCTACCCGTTGCGGCGAGTTAGATGCGTTTGCAGTGCTATATATGATCGACACAGAGGGATTTTCTACCGATGAGATTCGTCGTCAGTTGGTTGAGGATTCTGGATTGAAAGGGATCTCTGGCACGAGCGGTGATATGCGTGATATAGAGGCGGCGATTGATGCTGGCAACGATGATGCCCGATTGGCACTGGAGACTTACGTCTACGGTGTGAAAAAATATATCGGTGCGTATATCGCTGCGCTTGGGGGCGTGGATGTGATCGCTTTTGCGGGGGGGATCGGCGAGAAAAGCCCAATCACGCGAGCGAAAATCTGTGAGGGACTTGAGTGGTGTGATATTCGCTTAGATGCTTTGAAGAATGCGCAGTTGACTGGCGAAGTAGATCTCTCAGCGGCTAACAGTCGTGCCAAAATTCTGGTTGTTGCTACGAATGAGGAGTGGATTGTCTCACGTGAGACGGCGCGGGTTCTCAAAGAATGCGGTTGA
- a CDS encoding ABC transporter permease encodes MLNLVRETIVSYAFIERNFNLLKRYLSWEILFFSYSIVNALTIGLIMVGRGSSEDVLYLVIGALIWGFLSVMMREVSDAITWERWEGTIEYTFMAPIYRITHLVGSCLFAILYGLLRTALVLAIMPLFFGEHIDLGNANWLTLVVTVLISSLSFIGIGLMAAIFPLLSPEKGQAATGIIQSMLLLVSGIYYEIDVLPTWLQPISQISPATYTLRSIRAAMLENASVESQLGNLSLLLVIGVLLIPLGFWVFHLGEKYAKRVGRLKRSG; translated from the coding sequence ATGCTGAATCTTGTTCGGGAAACGATTGTTTCTTACGCCTTCATTGAACGGAACTTCAATCTGCTGAAGCGATATCTGAGCTGGGAAATCCTCTTTTTCAGCTATTCCATCGTCAATGCACTCACGATCGGCTTAATTATGGTAGGACGGGGTAGCAGTGAAGATGTGCTTTACCTCGTCATTGGTGCGTTAATTTGGGGATTCCTCTCGGTTATGATGCGTGAGGTGAGCGATGCGATTACATGGGAGAGATGGGAGGGGACGATTGAATATACCTTTATGGCACCGATCTACCGCATCACACATCTTGTGGGTTCTTGTCTCTTCGCGATTCTGTACGGGTTGCTGCGCACCGCTTTAGTTTTGGCGATAATGCCGCTCTTCTTTGGAGAACACATCGACTTAGGCAACGCGAATTGGCTAACGCTGGTGGTCACTGTGCTTATCTCCAGTCTCTCTTTCATCGGGATCGGTCTGATGGCGGCGATCTTTCCTTTACTCTCACCGGAGAAGGGACAAGCCGCAACGGGGATTATTCAGTCGATGCTGCTTTTAGTCTCCGGTATCTACTATGAAATCGACGTGTTACCGACGTGGCTTCAACCGATTTCCCAAATTTCGCCTGCCACGTATACACTCAGATCGATTCGGGCGGCGATGCTGGAGAACGCATCCGTTGAAAGCCAACTGGGCAATCTGTCTTTGCTACTCGTCATTGGTGTCCTACTCATTCCACTTGGATTTTGGGTGTTCCATTTGGGTGAAAAGTACGCCAAACGTGTGGGTAGGTTAAAAAGGAGCGGGTAA
- a CDS encoding peptidase gives MSGYYRFPTICQDTIVFVCEDDLWTVSVEGGFARRLTSNLGTASSPRVSPDGELLAFTGREEGPSEVYVMPALGGEAKRLTYQGSNATIVDWDADSKTILYSSNAGLAFDPWIWTISAEGGEPQRLSYGPANHIDFSGDGVVLGRLTREPARWKRYRGGTAGQIWIDPEGDGQFQQLAPVDSNFTTPMWIGERIYFISDHEGVGNIYSCLPTGEDIQRHTHQDTYYCRSAQTDGTRIVYHAGADLFVYEIGSDTETRVDVEFRSPRTQRQRKFVSPSYYLQDYAPTPDGHALAVTVRGKPFTMANWEGAVLQHGARNGTRYRFTEWLNDGKRLVTLSDAQGEEALDIHTRDGSAEVVRLDALDIGHVRQLTVAPQTEGDEKDQLLLINNRLELLHVDLETQELRVLDKGHYQNIRDVAWSPDGKWCAYSFASTETTRSIKLCEIETGETWFVTDPEFNDFGPAWDPEGKYLYFLSYREFNPVYDALHFDLGFPTAMRPLLVTLQRTLGNPFIPEPRPLEEEKEDEDEAEEGQDNEDKASDETSEQKAEKRITIDVEGITQRVVAFPYPHGRYGQIAGIEGKAMFTVFPVQDTPPDDEDSRPRGVLHAYDFKEQKKETLVSGINDFQLSRDAKTLVYSTGNRLRVIKAGKKVEGESKSGNRSGPSRQTGWIDLSRVKTAVVPTAEWHQMYREAWRLQRDYFWTEDMSDVDWEHVYQRYLPLLERIATRGEFSDLMWEMQGELGTSHAYEMGGDYRNSPNYAQGFLGADFAYDAERNGYRITHIPRGDGWEATKDSPLNAPGINIREGDILLAIAGQRVSETVSPGELLVSLANQEVQATFRSADDGEERVVTLKVLRSESELRYREWVSKNRRYVHEKTEGKVGYVHIPDMGRRGYAEFHRGFLAEVSYPALLVDVRYNGGGHVSQLLLEKLSRRRIGYDVPRWGTPHPYPDASVLGPMVAVTNENAGSDGDIFSHCFKLMELGLLIGKRTWGGVIGISPHQAFVDRGGTTQPEYSFWFVDVGWSVENYGTDPDIEVDYRPQDYATEGDPQLDRAIQELLRQMEENPPEVPDFSERPRLTLPTLPKA, from the coding sequence ATGTCAGGATATTATAGATTCCCAACAATTTGTCAGGATACCATTGTTTTTGTATGTGAAGATGATTTGTGGACGGTTTCGGTCGAAGGTGGGTTTGCGAGACGGCTTACGTCGAATCTCGGTACAGCGAGTTCTCCACGCGTGTCGCCCGATGGTGAACTGCTTGCGTTCACGGGACGTGAAGAGGGTCCGTCGGAGGTTTACGTCATGCCTGCGCTCGGTGGCGAAGCGAAACGGCTCACGTATCAAGGGAGCAACGCTACTATTGTCGACTGGGATGCTGATAGCAAGACGATTCTCTATTCCAGTAATGCGGGGTTGGCATTTGATCCGTGGATATGGACAATCTCTGCGGAGGGGGGCGAACCACAACGTCTATCTTACGGTCCTGCGAACCATATTGATTTCAGCGGTGATGGCGTCGTCCTCGGTAGGTTGACCCGTGAACCTGCGCGCTGGAAACGTTACCGCGGCGGCACTGCAGGACAAATCTGGATTGACCCGGAAGGGGATGGACAATTTCAACAGCTCGCACCCGTAGATAGTAATTTCACGACACCGATGTGGATCGGTGAACGTATCTATTTTATTTCTGACCATGAAGGTGTTGGCAATATCTATTCCTGCCTGCCTACCGGTGAAGACATTCAACGTCACACGCATCAGGATACCTACTACTGTCGTTCTGCTCAGACAGACGGCACGCGTATTGTTTACCATGCCGGTGCCGATCTGTTTGTTTATGAAATCGGGAGCGACACTGAAACCCGTGTTGATGTTGAATTCCGAAGCCCGCGGACCCAGCGACAGCGAAAGTTTGTCAGTCCATCGTACTACCTACAAGACTATGCCCCGACCCCAGACGGTCACGCCTTGGCGGTGACGGTCCGAGGGAAACCCTTTACAATGGCGAATTGGGAAGGTGCAGTTCTCCAGCACGGTGCGCGCAACGGAACACGCTACCGCTTTACGGAGTGGCTTAACGATGGTAAGCGACTCGTCACGCTCTCCGATGCTCAGGGCGAAGAGGCACTTGATATCCATACAAGAGATGGAAGTGCTGAGGTCGTTCGGCTTGACGCTCTGGACATTGGACATGTTCGCCAACTCACCGTCGCTCCGCAAACCGAAGGCGATGAGAAGGATCAGTTGCTGCTTATCAATAATCGTCTTGAACTTTTGCACGTCGATTTGGAGACACAAGAGCTGCGGGTGCTTGACAAAGGGCATTATCAGAATATCCGAGATGTGGCGTGGTCGCCTGATGGTAAATGGTGTGCATATAGTTTTGCATCTACAGAAACCACCCGCTCCATCAAACTCTGCGAGATTGAGACGGGTGAGACGTGGTTCGTCACGGATCCAGAATTCAACGATTTCGGTCCGGCGTGGGATCCAGAGGGGAAATATCTCTATTTTCTTTCCTATCGTGAGTTCAATCCGGTCTACGATGCGCTCCACTTTGATCTTGGATTTCCTACGGCGATGCGTCCGTTGTTGGTGACTTTGCAAAGGACCTTGGGCAATCCGTTCATTCCTGAACCACGCCCGCTTGAGGAGGAGAAGGAAGATGAGGATGAAGCAGAGGAGGGACAGGATAACGAGGATAAGGCATCTGACGAGACGTCTGAACAAAAGGCGGAAAAACGCATCACGATAGATGTGGAAGGCATTACGCAGCGCGTCGTCGCCTTCCCGTATCCGCATGGACGTTATGGGCAGATCGCTGGTATTGAGGGCAAAGCGATGTTTACGGTGTTTCCGGTACAAGATACACCCCCAGACGATGAGGATAGCAGACCGAGAGGTGTGCTCCACGCCTACGACTTCAAGGAACAGAAAAAGGAGACGCTTGTCTCTGGGATTAATGATTTTCAACTTTCGCGTGATGCGAAAACGCTCGTCTATTCCACTGGAAATCGATTGCGCGTTATCAAGGCGGGCAAAAAAGTTGAAGGGGAATCCAAGTCTGGGAACCGGAGTGGTCCGAGTCGACAGACCGGTTGGATCGACCTGAGTCGTGTCAAAACCGCCGTCGTTCCGACAGCGGAGTGGCATCAGATGTATCGGGAGGCGTGGCGGCTTCAACGGGATTACTTCTGGACGGAAGATATGTCGGATGTGGATTGGGAGCATGTGTATCAACGCTATCTGCCGCTTCTTGAACGAATCGCAACGCGCGGTGAATTTTCGGATTTGATGTGGGAGATGCAGGGGGAACTCGGCACCTCGCATGCGTATGAAATGGGTGGGGATTATCGGAATTCACCGAATTATGCGCAAGGGTTTCTCGGTGCGGATTTTGCTTACGATGCGGAGCGTAATGGGTATCGCATCACACATATCCCGCGCGGTGATGGCTGGGAGGCGACGAAGGATTCGCCGCTGAATGCCCCTGGGATTAATATCCGTGAAGGCGATATTTTGCTTGCTATTGCCGGACAGCGTGTCAGTGAAACGGTTTCACCCGGTGAACTGCTTGTGAGTCTCGCGAATCAGGAGGTTCAAGCGACATTCCGAAGTGCGGACGATGGTGAGGAACGCGTCGTCACGCTCAAAGTACTACGAAGTGAAAGCGAGCTTCGGTATCGAGAATGGGTGTCCAAAAATCGGCGGTATGTCCATGAAAAAACGGAAGGTAAGGTCGGGTATGTGCATATTCCTGATATGGGACGGCGTGGATATGCGGAATTTCACCGCGGTTTCCTCGCCGAGGTGAGTTATCCTGCTCTGTTGGTCGATGTGCGCTACAATGGCGGTGGGCATGTTTCGCAACTGCTCTTAGAGAAGTTATCTCGCCGGCGTATTGGATATGACGTTCCGCGTTGGGGGACACCGCATCCGTATCCAGATGCTTCCGTTTTAGGTCCCATGGTGGCTGTCACGAACGAGAACGCGGGTTCGGATGGTGATATTTTCTCGCACTGTTTCAAATTGATGGAACTGGGATTGCTCATCGGCAAGCGGACGTGGGGTGGTGTTATCGGTATCTCACCGCATCAGGCGTTTGTGGATAGAGGTGGCACAACGCAACCGGAGTATTCTTTCTGGTTCGTCGATGTTGGCTGGAGCGTTGAGAACTACGGGACTGACCCGGATATAGAGGTGGATTATCGTCCGCAGGATTACGCGACAGAAGGCGACCCGCAGCTGGACCGCGCGATACAAGAACTCCTCCGACAGATGGAGGAGAATCCGCCCGAAGTTCCCGATTTCAGTGAGCGTCCGCGTTTGACCTTGCCCACGCTGCCGAAGGCATGA
- a CDS encoding TIM barrel protein, with amino-acid sequence MKLSCLPVSLYDDIFTEKSTVADWIQLGAELGLDAVDFSIKFFPKRDTETINNTRAALEKFNIEACMIACYCDFTHPDAAQRTQELTDLKADIGLAKALGVKFIRVTAGQNHPDTEREAGVRWVTDGFRRALDEAEKHGITLAYENHTKGAPWDYWDFSQPTEIFLEILDALADTPLGVCFDTANPLVLGEDVLALLEKVIQRIVVLHIFDLRAIRVFEPVRVGTGASPIPQIFSRMRHTGYNSWLSLEEASRSGQEGFTQSIAYVRDTWEHALSA; translated from the coding sequence ATGAAACTCAGTTGCCTCCCCGTCTCTCTTTATGACGACATTTTCACAGAAAAAAGCACCGTCGCTGATTGGATTCAGCTCGGTGCGGAATTAGGGCTGGATGCAGTCGATTTCAGTATCAAATTCTTTCCAAAACGCGACACAGAAACGATAAATAACACACGCGCTGCCCTCGAAAAGTTCAACATAGAGGCGTGTATGATCGCCTGTTACTGCGATTTCACACATCCCGATGCAGCGCAACGCACACAGGAGTTAACCGACCTGAAGGCAGACATCGGACTGGCAAAAGCGTTGGGGGTAAAATTTATTCGGGTGACAGCCGGACAAAACCACCCCGACACTGAACGCGAAGCAGGCGTGCGTTGGGTGACAGACGGATTCCGTCGTGCCCTTGACGAAGCGGAAAAGCACGGTATCACCCTCGCATACGAGAATCATACCAAAGGCGCGCCTTGGGATTACTGGGATTTCTCACAACCGACAGAGATTTTCTTAGAAATCTTAGATGCGCTTGCCGATACACCCCTCGGTGTCTGCTTCGACACTGCGAACCCGCTCGTCCTCGGTGAAGATGTCCTCGCACTTCTGGAGAAAGTCATCCAACGGATCGTCGTGCTACATATCTTCGATCTGCGAGCAATTAGGGTATTCGAACCCGTCCGCGTCGGCACTGGTGCCTCACCGATCCCGCAAATTTTTTCGCGCATGAGACACACAGGTTACAACAGTTGGCTTAGCCTCGAGGAAGCCAGTCGTTCAGGACAGGAAGGCTTCACGCAATCCATCGCGTATGTTCGAGACACGTGGGAACACGCATTATCCGCGTGA